A window of the Dermatophagoides farinae isolate YC_2012a chromosome 2, ASM2471394v1, whole genome shotgun sequence genome harbors these coding sequences:
- the LOC124498885 gene encoding uncharacterized protein LOC124498885 produces the protein MSMNRIRTTGEKMSLLKNFLINLTNFKDKRPSQMFSNRKQLALTSFYGDKEIDQCSTSAGGDDQYLNKDQQQKKKDRSRENIRLNCHDLKNSWLVDTGTIDEEDDDDDMSGQQSIEGQTPTWNNTDKMVNRNHNLFLKSWGNFVNLYDDQGREKLFIHRDELRNYIILNNFDNCHSPYSLMASLFPRGNYPKPLYSGTGSSWRMRYNIFAMGVLNPDKLMINDEDVIHLGELHLYFHIEPCRKEPIYQNLCFFFDQSLIRLLHSNEQRCTSSLRECIDHLRQELAGALFVEQIFFPITRDRFQSILGKTVDYFQLRQRDLYAAIDLMISQQQDIDSFIFQPNCHR, from the coding sequence ATGAGCATGAATCGAATTCGAACAACAGGTGAAAAAATGagtttattgaaaaattttctgatcAATCTAACAAATTTTAAAGATAAGAGACCGTCTCAAATGTTTAGTAATAGGAAACAATTAGCATTGACCAGCTTCTATGGAGATAAGGAGATTGATCAATGTTCAACATCTGCCGGtggtgatgatcaatatttaaATAAGGaccaacaacagaaaaaaaaggatagATCAAGAGAAAATATCCGTCTTAATTGtcatgatttgaaaaattcatggCTTGTTGATACAGGCACGATTGATGaagaggatgatgatgatgatatgagtggacaacaatcaatcgaaGGACAAACACCGACATGGAATAACACCGATAAGATGGTCAACAGAAATCATAACCTTTTTCTTAAATCATGGGGCAATTTTGTCAAcctttatgatgatcaaggaAGGGagaaattattcattcatcgagATGAGCTACGAAACTATAtaattttgaacaatttcGATAATTGCCATTCACCATATTCATTAATGGCAAGTCTATTTCCGCGTGGAAATTACCCGAAACCATTGTATTCTGGCACAGGATCTAGTTGGCGTATGCGATATAATATATTCGCTATGGGGGTATTGAATCctgataaattgatgatcaatgatgaagatgtgaTTCATCTTGGAGAACTTCATCTCTATTTCCATATTGAGCCATGTCGTAAGGAGCCAATCTATCagaatttatgttttttcttcgatcaatcattgattcgtTTGTTACATTCAAATGAGCAACGatgtacatcatcattacggGAATGTATTGACCATTTACGTCAAGAGCTAGCTGGCGCACTGTTTGTagagcaaatttttttcccgatTACTCGTGATCGATTTCAGTCGATTTTGGGCAAAactgttgattattttcaattaagGCAACGTGATCTTTATGCTgccattgatttgatgataagCCAACAACAggatattgattcattcatttttcaaccaAATTGTCATCGATAA